The genomic window CATGAGGTAATCAATCAATGTTTGGAAAAGGCAGACATAGGTCCAAAAGATATAGATCTTGTGATGACGGATTCTTGTGTGCCCGTCAAATCGGATCTTCATGACATTCCTGTCGGATGCATTATACCTCTTTCAGGAAATGCATTTTCACTTACGGTAATATTGCATATAATAGTGTCTTCTCTGGCCATTAACAATGGCGCGATACCAAAAGCCATTATCAGGAATGGCATTTCAATATCCGATTGCTTACAAAATGTGCTCATCTACTCTACAGAAGAAGATGGCATTGCCTCTGCAATGATTTTATCGAAATGCTTATAAGTATGAATAGAATGCGTATATGAATCAAAGTGTAGATTCTCCCAATATAAAGTTGCTGTTAAGTCAATCACACCCCCAGATGTTTCTCACAGACCGGCTTATACGTTTTGTTGAAGAGGAAGGCATTTCCGAACTTCTTCAATCTATGAGACGGTTTACCATTGAGGAGGCTCTTGAGGCATTCCGCGAAAAGCTTGGTTACAAGCTTCAGGATAGAGTAAGACTCAGAATGGCAAAAGTAATTGTTGATCTCTTATATGAATGTGAGTACCTGGAGAAGAAGGGCGAACGTTATTTCTGGATAGAAGGTAAGGGTTTTGAGACAAAATTGTCAGCAGATGGATACAAGGTGGCAAAGGACGCTTTTAAAGGACAGGTAGATTTTTTTGAAAGGTGTATCATGTATGCCGATAAGTTTTTGAATGGCAACCCACCACTGTATAGCTTCGACAGCGCTTCAACCGGGATTTGGGAGGAATTTCTTGGTAATACCGAATTCAGATTTGCTCGCTCTGTCCTGATAAATCTGTTGTTTTCCGGGAGGAATGACAACGCAACCGTTCTTGCCCTTTGTTACGGACCCGGTTTTGATATCCTTCAAATGCAGGAACAGTACAATATAAGGGTAACAGCGCTGGATTTCAAAGACGTCTTTCAGAGTCAGGCGTCCCGGAGAATATTAAATCCCAATTCGGTAAAATGGGTTCAATCGGCATTATGGAAGGGATTTGGGACTCCCCTGCCTTTTCATGATACTATGTTCGATGCCGTATTTTTTGCATGCGCTGACCCTTATATTCCGGAGGAATCACGCGAGTTTGTTTATAAAGATATATTCAGGGTATTAAAACACGGTGGTATTCTCGGTATTGTAACCCGCAGTTATCCCGATACAGAGAGAAAATATGTGAAAGACCCTTTTGTAAGGAAAGGCACTCTTTGCCATGACTTTTCCGAAAGTGTTTGTGAGGGGTGGTGCGGGTTTTATCATCCGCAAGAATCGGAAAATCTTTTTAAAACCATCGGGTATCATGTCAATACGATAATGCTGAATGCCTCTGTTTGGCGGCTTGATAAACCATGAAGAGTTTGAAGGATACTGTAGTCGTAACGGGAATCGGTGTTATTACTCCTCTGAAACCGTTTAGGGAAGTCGATGAGTTCTGGAATTCGTTGTGTTCCGGTGAAGATGCCATAAAAAGGATGTCACTTCCGCTGCTTGATATGGATAGGAAATGGCTTATGGCAGGTATCGATCAATCCCGTTTTCCGAATAGTATAAGTCCCGAAAACAAACTTCAATGGATTGCAGAAGAAGCGCTGTGCATGGCAATGAAAGATGCAAATCTCGAAGAGTATGGCAACGCCGGCCTTTCTCTCGGAACGGTGCTTGGTAACGTGCTTGCAAAGGAAAAACGATTACTGGAGAACAAAAAACAACAGTCAAAATGGGATAATGAAGAGGAATCGCTTTCGCATATCACAGCATATCTTGCTGCTCAACATAATCTGAGCGGACCGACTATTACCATTTCCACAGCCTGTACTTCCGGTACGGACGCAATAGGAATAGCGGCGCGAAAAATAATGACCGGGAAAACAAGTATGATGTTTGCCGGTGGTGTCGACGTGCTCAGTGATTTTGCCATTTTAGGCTTTCATGTCCTTCAGGCTCTGACAGAGGAAAAGGTCAGACCTTTTGATAAGAACAGGAGTGGCCTTGCTCTTGGTGAGGGTGCGGCCTTCGTCGTGCTTGAGTCTGAAAAGCACGCAATTCATCGACAGGCAAAAATATATGGAAAGGTGATGGGCTATGCTTCAAGAGCCGATGCCAATCACCTGGCAGGCCCACACAGAGAAGGTCGAGGACTCGCTGATGCCATAAATCGTGCAATTTCAGAATATGCCCTCGAACCTCAGGAGATCGACTATATTAATGCACATGGGACCGGCACGGTATATAATGACCTCATGGAAACAAAGGCCATAAAAAAGGTATTTGGAAAGGCGGCATACGATATCCCCATAAGCTCAACAAAATCGATGCTGGGGCATTCCTTCGGCG from Candidatus Brocadia sp. includes these protein-coding regions:
- a CDS encoding class I SAM-dependent methyltransferase yields the protein MNQSVDSPNIKLLLSQSHPQMFLTDRLIRFVEEEGISELLQSMRRFTIEEALEAFREKLGYKLQDRVRLRMAKVIVDLLYECEYLEKKGERYFWIEGKGFETKLSADGYKVAKDAFKGQVDFFERCIMYADKFLNGNPPLYSFDSASTGIWEEFLGNTEFRFARSVLINLLFSGRNDNATVLALCYGPGFDILQMQEQYNIRVTALDFKDVFQSQASRRILNPNSVKWVQSALWKGFGTPLPFHDTMFDAVFFACADPYIPEESREFVYKDIFRVLKHGGILGIVTRSYPDTERKYVKDPFVRKGTLCHDFSESVCEGWCGFYHPQESENLFKTIGYHVNTIMLNASVWRLDKP
- a CDS encoding beta-ketoacyl-[acyl-carrier-protein] synthase family protein; protein product: MKSLKDTVVVTGIGVITPLKPFREVDEFWNSLCSGEDAIKRMSLPLLDMDRKWLMAGIDQSRFPNSISPENKLQWIAEEALCMAMKDANLEEYGNAGLSLGTVLGNVLAKEKRLLENKKQQSKWDNEEESLSHITAYLAAQHNLSGPTITISTACTSGTDAIGIAARKIMTGKTSMMFAGGVDVLSDFAILGFHVLQALTEEKVRPFDKNRSGLALGEGAAFVVLESEKHAIHRQAKIYGKVMGYASRADANHLAGPHREGRGLADAINRAISEYALEPQEIDYINAHGTGTVYNDLMETKAIKKVFGKAAYDIPISSTKSMLGHSFGASGAIEAICCLLSMKNKVVPPTINFHEKDPECDLDYVPNVSRYHDVNTAISLSAGFGGQNAAILFGQA